From Penicillium digitatum chromosome 5, complete sequence, one genomic window encodes:
- a CDS encoding Cwf15/Cwc15 cell cycle control protein, which produces MGQDSVFVLHSNYVEGVDDEVWVNIGSQFSEDPDNEDADWITVIIPEEMEHTHSDEDILRYALHRIRTRRAIIGEVALHNRGVSCISIPVPLSTSNMADILTRAEADGNKWLEHICNGMVSLDRDVVFGRR; this is translated from the coding sequence ATGGGACAGGATAGTGTATTCGTCCTCCACTCCAATTATGTGGAGGGGGTTGACGATGAAGTCTGGGTTAATATAGGCTCTCAGTTCTCGGAGGATCCGGACAACGAGGATGCTGACTGGATCACCGTGATAATTCCTGAAGAAATGGAACACACCCATAGCGACGAAGATATTCTGAGGTATGCGCTTCACCGCATCCGAACCAGGCGAGCCATCATCGGCGAAGTGGCACTGCATAATAGGGGGGTGAGTTGTATTTCCATTCCGGTCCCACTCAGCACTTCTAACATGGCTGACATCTTAACTCGTGCCGAGGCCGATGGGAACAAGTGGCTTGAGCACATTTGTAATGGGATGGTTAGCCTTGACCGGGATGTGGTTTTTGGGCGTCGGTAA
- a CDS encoding Peptidase S54, rhomboid, translating into MSNAVWAAWRAPCPGLCTSVLPVTFRPVSRDLRITPWRMYSTSRQPMLPIPSLLSQPSSRPYRPTPTPISPQKFNPVSTPRRFKRTSATSPTPKPKSDPSEVSPRQKPFSDANIKAIFGPAKFNAKLGNRILAVLHGHRLSGTLDADLPIDIARVTTKQHIDNALEWLRDEYPIDEDAAIFARIEREERAAEEMLVRRAEKLGLYKPQSGSYDAELGEEGSPYGKSVLKEARERNEKRLLAEQERKRQEWLDGEKEEHERLKREFGKNTSLQQYQEAALTEARPRADPIERPYLAWVQKHHIAATNESPESMNITNSQRLLAPLLFSIVVLALCYTLAQKYELPARKDRIMPDVPPAVATVGVIVAANVAVTLLWKYIPPAWKLLNRYFVIVPFYPSSLGMIGSTFSHQTWRHLGTNMMVLGLMGTRVHDEIGRGNFLAIYFASGVMGSVFSLTRSVIFGRLGMTSLGASAATSGIVAAWCMSHFNDKLTLWILPQGLQEQIWTYGWVFLACLVGTEVFSLLAPAFLFRAWPLSRLTKMDHAAHLGGYVTGAGCGYTLLQKKKERERKARQSRWI; encoded by the exons ATGAGCAATGCGGTCTGGGCCGCATGGCGGGCTCCATGCCCAGGGCTCTGCACCTCTGTGCTGCCAGTAACATTCCGGCCTGTTAGTCGCGATCTCCGCATTACACCATGGCGCATGTACAGCACATCGCGTCAACCCATGTTGCCAATTCCGAGCCTTCTATCCCAACCATCCTCTCGCCCATATCGACCAACTCCAACCCCGATATCCCCACAAAAATTCAACCCGGTCTCTACCCCCCGCCGCTTCAAACGTACATCCGCCACGTCTCCAACGCCAAAGCCTAAATCGGATCCCTCGGAGGTCTCCCCTCGCCAAAAGCCCTTCTCTGATGCCAATATCAAAGCCATCTTTGGCCCCGCCAAGTTCAACGCAAAACTAGGAAACCGTATCCTGGCCGTCCTGCACGGTCACCGTCTGAGCGGCACGCTCGATGCAGACTTGCCAATTGACATTGCCCGCGTTACCACCAAGCAGCACATTGACAATGCTTTGGAATGGCTCCGCGATGAGTACCCCATCGATGAGGATGCCGCTATCTTCGCCCGGATTGAGCGTGAGGAGCGCGCCGCGGAAGAGATGCTCGTGCGCCGCGCGGAGAAGCTAGGCTTGTATAAGCCGCAGAGCGGTTCTTATGATGCTGAGCTCGGTGAGGAGGGGTCTCCTTATGGCAAGAGTGTTTTGAAAGAGGCCCGCGAGAGGAATGAGAAGCGCTTGTTGGCTGAACAAGAACGGAAACGGCAGGAGTGGCTCGATGGTGAGAAAGAAGAACACGAACGGTTAAAGCGGGAATTTGGGAAGAACACTTCCCTGCAGCAGTACCAGGAGGCTGCGCTCACGGAGG CTCGTCCCCGTGCGGATCCTATCGAGAGGCCGTATCTCGCTTGGGTCCAGAAGCATCATATTGCCGCTACCAATGAGAGTCCTGAGTCGATGAATATCACCAAT TCTCAGCGTCTGCTCGCTCCGCTTCTGTTCTCGATCGTGGTTCTCGCCCTTTGCTATACTTTGGCTCAGAAATATGAGCTCCCAGCACGAAAGGACCGCATCATGCCGGATGTGCCCCCTGCTGTGGCTACTGTGGGCGTTATTGTGGCAGCTAACGTTGCAGTCACATTGCTATGGAAATACATCCCCCCCGCGTGGAAACTGCTCAACCGTTACTTCGTGATTGTGCCCTTCTATCCCAGCTCACTGGGTATGATTGGAAGCACATTCAGTCATCAGACATGGAGACATCTTGGGACTAATATGATGGTCCTGGGACTTATGGGAACCAGAG TCCACGATGAAATTGGCCGTGGAAACTTTTTGGCCATCTACTTCGCGTCCGGTGTCATGGGATCTGTCTTCTCATTGACACGTAGTGTCATCTTCGGCCGCCTGGGCATGACCTCCCTTGGAGCCAGTGCTGCAACTAGTGGTATCGTCGCCGCATGGTGCATGTCTCACTTCAA TGACAAACTCACCTTGTGGATCCTTCCCCAGGGGCTCCAAGAGCAGATTTGGACATACGGCTGGGTCTTCCTTGCCTGCCTAGTTGGCACTGAGGTCTTCAGCTTGCTAGCTCCCGCGTTCTTATTCCGAGCTTGGCCCCTCTCTCGGCTGACCAAGATGGACCACGCTGCGCATCTAGGGGGGTATGTGACTGGTGCCGGATGTGGATACACCCTCCtacagaaaaagaaggagCGTGAGAGAAAGGCAAGACAGTCAAGGTGGATCTAA
- a CDS encoding Amino acid permease family protein produces the protein MSTESLPITPGAFAEAIKELPIAVLYSKVSELTNSIAHLHRSNAELRAFLTESNESEEDRKELEGYMAENEGVAVSMNERILLLKSEVENRGQPWIELDELKVDKAQNALADVLVTNGNQTETGTGTGAEAEAEATARQESNNGEDEDGVYL, from the coding sequence ATGTCAACCGAGTCCCTCCCCATAACCCCAGGAGCCTTTGCTGAAGCAATCAAAGAGCTCCCCATCGCAGTTCTCTACAGCAAAGTCTCTGAGCTCACAAACTCCATCGCACATCTGCACCGCTCGAATGCCGAGCTCCGCGCATTCTTAACAGAAAGCAATGAgtcagaagaagacaggAAGGAGCTGGAGGGGTATATGGCTGAAAATGAGGGTGTGGCAGTGTCTATGAACGAGCGGATTTTGTTACTAAAGTCCGAGGTGGAGAATCGTGGACAGCCATGGATTGAGCTTGATGAGCTTAAGGTCGACAAGGCACAGAATGCTTTGGCAGATGTGCTGGTGACGAATGGAAATCAGACTGAAACTGGGACTGGGACTGGAGCTGAGGCTGAGGCTGAGGCCACTGCAAGGCAAGAGTCTAACAATggggaggatgaggatgggGTTTATCTGTGA
- a CDS encoding Protein kinase activator (Mob2), putative — MATFFQSVRQGFGRGGNNKSNPPPKSPSQASAPQHQATMSNSPSISSSMSVETQANDPEGPKYFFQEKYAPLNVRGNFLTLCACPKNVELGEWLAHQIVEQYRLLHGMLQVIQEVNSVTGLPICNENTCPTMSAGRLTYTWLVDGRAAKISAPKFINRVEKWIVSKIHDPVMFPTEKVNGIPETSSIKEANGASTTPSDPANPDDWIGKSSGFPPTFYKDCQGIMKQMFRCYAHLYHAHWLNPFWHLNKHDVLNMCFVHFVTVSKYYGLVTEKEMEPMQPLIELFIKQQRVPPEALNGGHWAQQAAT; from the exons ATGGCAACCTTCTTCCAGAGCGT CCGCCAAGGATTTGGCCGGGGAGGAAACAACAAGagcaaccccccccccaaaagccCATCACAGGCCTCTGCTCCCCAGCATCAAGCGACCATGTCGAATTCGCCCTCTATTTCCAGCAGCATGTCAGTGGAGACTCAAGCGAACGACCCCGAGGGACCCAAATACTTCTTCCAGGAGAAGTATGCCCCGCTGAATGTGAGGGGCAACTTCTTGACCCTCTGTGCTTGCCCGAAGAACGTGGAGCTTGGCGAGTGGCTGGCACACCAGA TTGTTGAACAATATCGTCTACTCCACGGAATGCTTCAAGTCATCCAGGAGGTGAACAGTGTGACCGGCCTACCTATTTGCAATGAGAACACTTGTCCAACAATGTCCGCTGGACG GCTGACCTATACCTGGCTTGTTGACGGCCGCGCCGCCAAAATCTCAGCCCCGAAGTTCATCAACCGTGTCGAGAAATGGATCGTCAGCAAGATTCACGATCCAGTTATGTTTCCTACTGAAAAAGTCAACGGCATCCCCGAGACGTCTTCCATCAAAGAGGCCAATGGCGCATCAACAACCCCCTCTGACCCCGCTAACCCAGATGACTGGATCGGCAAGTCCAGTGGCTTCCCGCCTACCTTCTACAAGGATTGCCAGGGTATTATGAAGCAAATGTTCCGCTGCTACGCCCATCTGTATCACGCTCACTGGCTCAACCCCTTTTGGCACCTTAACAAGCATGATGTCCTCAACATGTGCTTCGTCCACTTCGTGACCGTTTCAAAGTACTACGGGCTTGTGACCGAAAAGGAGATGGAGCCCATGCAGCCCTTGATTGAGTTGTTCATTAAGCAGCAGCGGGTTCCCCCAGAGGCGCTCAACGGCGGCCACTGGGCTCAGCAGGCGGCCACTTAA
- a CDS encoding Leo1-like protein yields the protein MSSDEEGVRRPSNGNESPAHSSANDYGADQMDEGDDLFGSDGEGGLDDIEPHRNLDDEQLDSGDDENRYDRRQDRMEDVAEEQQEVNVADQDLARAPVPLTNDGEVYTMRVPDFLSIEGEEFNPETYVPPPYQTAATSLCWRKDPADDSLLQSNARIIKWEDGSITLQLASAPLEQYRIASKPLAPLTKSGDYDHKLDSHVYLAAGLETAQVFRLTSHITQGLTILPTTLETDDAVQRLQEQLAAAARGSKQTAAGTAPRYEITEDPELAGRRAEMMEKEAIKAERRRQQLADREADRGRRHGATRTGPTGLSVGGLEDGGLTTTRPRAKPRRQNRRGEIYTDDEEDYSRGARNREDEYDEDDGFLVGSDEELEEEAEDEEEELEDEDMDAEGEDDVEAAPAKAARGKPEPQARAGTPPARKKNRYVVDDEDDE from the exons ATGTCCTCCGATGAGGAGGGCGTACGACGCCCCAGCAATGGTAATGAGAGCCCTGCGCACAGCAGTGCCAATGATTATGGTGCCGACCAGATGGATGAAGGTGATGATCTCTTCGGCTCGGACGGAGAGGGCggactcgatgacattga ACCCCACCGCAACCTAGATGATGAACAACTTGATTCAGGTGACGATGAGAACCGTTATGATCGGCGTCAAGATCGAATGGAAGATGTGGCCGAGGAGCAGCAGGAAGTAAATGTTGCTGACCAAGACCTTGCTCGGGCGCCAGTGCCATTGACCAACGATGGAGAG GTTTACACAATGCGTGTGCCTGATTTCCTCTCAATCGAAGGAGAAGAATTCAATCCCGAAACTTACGTCCCACCGCCTTACCAGACCGCCGCTACCTCCCTatgctggcgcaaagatCCTGCGGATGATTCTCTTTTGCAGTCCAATGCCCGCATAATCAAATGGGAAGATGGCTCCATTACTCTTCAGCTCGCCTCTGCTCCTCTTGAGCAATATCGTATCGCATCCAAACCCCTCGCACCTCTCACCAAGTCCGGCGACTATGACCACAAGCTGGACTCTCACGTCTATCTCGCTGCTGGACTGGAGACAGCTCAAGTTTTCCGGTTGACCTCACATATCACCCAGGGTCTGACTATTCTCCCGACTACCTTGGAGACGGATGATGCCGTTCAGCGATTGCAAGAACAATTGGCTGCCGCTGCTCGTGGTAGCAAGCAGACTGCAGCTGGCACTGCGCCACGCTATGAAATAACAGAGGATCCCGAATTGGCTGGCAGACGTGCCGAAATGATGGAGAAGGAAGCCATCAAGGCCGAGCGTCGTCGCCAGCAGCTTGCTGATCGCGAGGCTGATCGCGGTCGCCGCCATGGCGCTACTCGTACTGGCCCTACCGGTCTTAGTGTTGGTGGTCTTGAAGATGGTGGTTTGACTACGACTCGCCCTCGTGCCAAGCCTCGCCGACAAAACCGCCGCGGCGAGATCTACACCGACGACGAAGAGGATTACTCCCGTGGTGCTCGGAACAGAGAAGACGAGTACGACGAGGACGATGGCTTCTTGGTTGGCAGCGATGAGGAGCTCGAGGAAGAAgccgaggacgaagaagaggagctggaggatGAAGACATGGACGCTGAAGGTGAAGATGATGTGGAGGCTGCACCTGCGAAAGCTGCCCGTGGCAAGCCAGAGCCTCAAGCCAGGGCTGGTACACCTCCTGCCCGAAAGAAGAACCGCTACGTGGTAGAcgacgaggatgacgagTGA
- a CDS encoding Zn(2)-C6 fungal-type DNA-binding domain, whose protein sequence is MTLPPQYVGGLPLPVTNDLSEPKRHAACDECRKRKLKCSGEQAGCLRCTKQSLSCNYSIQKQMGRPPKKRTRTDDEGVDFPALSGAEMWSIPEDSQKYSLGMSPYTFSFPDVDHLCPQVFWRPGTGTNTNSPQSQPSDLSSGPEEHNQTRRPNRVKQPNLPVPASSSPWPDFSAISKATAMPMPFPNPPTFPSMHSLPLSPATSISSDYTASGCPCLSYLYLSLSHMTSISSFPVNSHTLCSLYIAARTARDVIRCQVCPKNFQTGLQNIMFIGTLLTVVADSWLRVSQADAVELGMQSAPPHYVSEVLQSPDPAEVWKLWLHQIVRRAVIGGSAGPGCTIPCSEKPDLLSMIIEIENRQRRWHEPGQYPFGNSMSMSNSAHHQDQDKAGEKEFLCLRVVGSARDVIKIFNFDPSEYPEGVEPVTSTNITHT, encoded by the exons ATGACACTCCCACCTCAGTATGTGGGAGGGCTTCCTTTGCCTGTTACCAATGATCTGTCAGAGCCAAAAAGACATGCAGCATGCGACGAGTGTA GAAAGCGAAAGCTCAAATGCTCCGGGGAACAAGCAGGTTGCTTGCGATGTACCAAACAGTCACTTTCTTGCAACTATTCCATACAAAAACAGATGGGCCGGCCGCCCAAGAAAAGGACGCGGACAGATGATGAGGGGGTCGACTTTCCAGCGCTATCTGGAGCTGAAATGTGGTCCATTCCAGAAGACTCGCAAAAATATTCGCTAGGGATGAGCCCATACACATTCAGTTTCCCAGATGTCGATCATCTTTGTCCACAAGTATTCTGGCGGCCTGGCACTGGCACGAACACGAATTCGCCACAGTCTCAACCCTCAGATCTATCGTCAGGTCCTGAAGAACACAACCAGACCCGGAGGCCAAACCGTGTGAAACAGCCAAATCTTCCTGTTCCAGCATCATCTTCCCCTTGGCCTGACTTCTCCGCTATCTCCAAAGCCACAGCCATGCCAATGCCATTCCCTAACCCTCCCACTTTCCCTTCCATGCACTCCCTCCCGCTTTCTCCTGCCACCTCCATTTCATCCGATTACACAGCGTCTGGGTGTCCGTGTTTATCTTACCTTTACTTATCCCTCAGCCACATGACATCAATCTCCTCCTTCCCCGTCAATTCCCACACGCTATGCTCGCTATATATCGCTGCGCGAACAGCACGAGACGTGATCCGCTGCCAAGTTTGTCCCAAAAATTTTCAAACCGGCCTTCAAAATATCATGTTCATAGGGACTTTATTAACCGTCGTCGCGGACTCGTGGCTGCGCGTCTCGCAAGCCGACGCTGTCGAACTGGGGATGCAGTCCGCGCCTCCACACTATGTGTCTGAAGTACTCCAAAGCCCTGACCCGGCAGAAGTTTGGAAATTATGGCTTCATCAGATTGTTCGTCGTGCTGTGATCGGTGGCTCCGCAGGGCCAGGTTGTACAATTCCTTGTTCTGAAAAGCCAGATTTGCTGTCCATGATCATTGAAATCGAGAATCGGCAACGCCGCTGGCACGAGCCCGGGCAATATCCATTTGGGAATTCAATGTCCATGTCGAACTCTGCTCACCACCAAGATCAGGATAAAGCCGGTGAAAAGGAGTTTTTGTGCCTCCGTGTGGTTGGAAGCGCCAGAGATGTGATCAAAATATTCAACTTTGATCCTTCAGAATATCCCGAGGGTGTTGAACCGGTCACTTCGACGAACATAACGCACACGTGA
- a CDS encoding Ribosome biogenesis protein Erb1, putative, protein MNPKAASKKRKAVTRDVEEEAGVFSGDELSKGNLDGALSDNSKDLSDSEDDDSDSEVELVDDFSDSEDEEEELDSDEIPSDTEEIKPAAGEPNFRIVKDANGNDRYLWDEINPDDNSELSDVDENANTIGDIPLKFYDEYPHIGYDINGKKIMRPAKGEALDALLDSIEIPKGWTGLTDPKTGKPLELSQEELELLRKVQMNEVPSEGYDPYEPLVEWFSSQKEIMPLSAAPEPKRRFVPSKHEQKRVMKLVKAIREGRILPYKAPEDREDKEEELINYDLWADEVERPDHIMHIPAPKLPPPGYEESYHPPAEYLPDKRERKEWEQTDPEDREKDYLPNDFGSLRKVPGYENFVQEKFERCLDLYLAPRVRRSKLNIDPESLLPKLPSPEELKPFPTACATVFRGHKGRVRSVNVDPTGIWLATGGDDGTVRVWELLTGRQLWSVKLSDDEAVNTVRWRPGKDAVILAATAGDDIFLSVPPIVDPETEKASLDLLDAGWGFAASRPAPSVSEEGKKNAPTTWIRPSSALVDAGVCVVIPLRYVPKTISWHRRGDYFVTVCPGASTPASVAISIHTVSKHLTQFPFRRRLKGGGPPQTAHFHPSKPILFVANQRSIRAYDLSRQLLVKILQPGARWISSFDIHPTSSSASGGDNIIIGSYDRRLLWHDLDLSQRPYKTLRYHRKAIRAVKFHPGGRYPLFADASDDGSLQIFHGSVTGDMLSNATIVPLKVLKGHKITGELGVLDIDWHPREAWAVSAGADGTCRLWM, encoded by the coding sequence ATGAACCCCAAGGCGGCTTCAAAAAAGCGCAAGGCTGTCACTCGTGATGTCGAGGAGGAAGCTGGTGTCTTTTCCGGTGACGAATTGAGCAAAGGCAACCTCGATGGAGCCTTGTCGGACAACTCCAAGGATCTTTCGGACAGTGAAGACGACGATAGCGACTCGGAAGTCGAGCTAGTCGACGACTTCAGCGACtcagaagatgaagaagaggaattGGACAGCGACGAGATTCCCTCTGACACGGAGGAAATTAAGCCAGCTGCTGGTGAACCCAACTTCCGCATTGTCAAGGACGCCAACGGAAACGATCGCTACCTCTGGGATGAAATTAACCCAGACGACAACTCTGAACTCTCCGATGTGGATGAAAACGCCAACACTATTGGCGATATTCCGCTGAAGTTCTACGACGAATATCCCCATATTGGTTACGATATCAATGGAAAGAAAATTATGCGTCCCGCCAAGGGCGAGGCCCTGGATGCGTTGTTGGACAGCATTGAAATCCCCAAGGGCTGGACTGGTCTGACTGACCCCAAGACCGGTAAGCCTCTGGAGCTCAGCCAGGAAGAATTAGAGTTGCTTCGCAAGGTACAAATGAACGAGGTCCCCTCCGAAGGTTATGACCCATATGAGCCTTTGGTGGAATGGTTCAGCAGTCAAAAGGAGATCATGCCATTGAGTGCTGCACCCGAGCCCAAGCGCCGTTTCGTGCCATCCAAGCACGAGCAAAAGCGTGTGATGAAGCTTGTGAAGGCCATCCGCGAGGGCCGTATTCTTCCTTACAAGGCTCCAGAGGACAGGGAAGACAAGGAGGAGGAACTCATCAACTATGACCTGTGGGCGGACGAAGTTGAGCGCCCTGACCACATCATGCACATCCCGGCGCCCAAACTCCCACCCCCTGGTTACGAGGAGAGTTACCACCCGCCTGCTGAGTACCTGCCCGATAAAAGGGAACGCAAGGAATGGGAGCAGACAGATCCCGAGGACCGTGAGAAGGATTACCTGCCCAATGACTTCGGCTCCTTGCGCAAAGTTCCTGGATACGAAAACTTCGTCCAGGAGAAGTTCGAGCGTTGCTTGGATCTCTACCTTGCTCCGCGTGTGCGTCGTAGCAAGCTGAACATCGACCCCGAGAGCCTCTTGCCTAAGCTTCCCAGCCCTGAGGAGCTCAAGCCTTTCCCCACTGCCTGTGCCACAGTGTTCCGTGGACACAAGGGCCGTGTGCGCTCTGTCAACGTGGACCCGACTGGAATCTGGCTGGCCACTGGTGGTGACGACGGTACCGTCCGTGTCTGGGAACTCCTGACAGGTCGTCAACTGTGGAGCGTGAAGCTCAGCGATGACGAGGCGGTTAATACTGTCCGATGGCGTCCCGGCAAGGATGCTGTTATCCTCGCTGCCACCGCAGGAGACGATATTTTCCTCTCCGTTCCTCCCATCGTCGACCCTGAAACCGAGAAGGCCAGTCTGGATCTCCTCGACGCAGGCTGGGGTTTCGCCGCCTCTCGACCGGCCCCCAGTGTCTCAGAGGAAGGCAAGAAGAACGCACCCACAACTTGGATCCGTCCCTCGTCCGCCCTTGTAGATGCCGGTGTGTGCGTCGTCATTCCCCTCCGCTACGTGCCCAAGACTATCTCCTGGCACCGCCGCGGCGATTACTTCGTCACAGTGTGCCCGGGCGCCTCGACACCCGCCTCCGTCGCAATCTCCATCCACACAGTCAGCAAGCACCTGACGCAATTCCCCTTCCGACGCCGCCTCAAGGGCGGTGGTCCCCCCCAGACCGCCCACTTCCACCCGTCGAAACCCATCCTGTTCGTCGCCAACCAGCGCTCGATCCGCGCATACGATCTCTCGCGCCAGCTCCTCGTCAAGATCCTGCAGCCTGGTGCACGCTGGATCTCGTCGTTCGACATCCACCCGACCTCTTCGAGCGCGTCCGGCGGCGATAACATCATCATTGGCTCGTACGATCGTCGTCTGCTCTGGCACGATCTCGACCTCTCCCAGCGTCCCTATAAGACCCTCCGTTACCACCGCAAGGCTATTCGCGCCGTCAAGTTCCACCCCGGCGGTCGCTACCCGCTCTTCGCAGATGCCTCCGACGATGGATCCCTGCAGATCTTCCACGGCAGTGTTACTGGAGATATGCTCAGCAATGCTACCATTGTGCCGCTCAAGGTTCTCAAGGGCCACAAGATTACTGGCGAGCTGGGTGTCTTGGATATCGACTGGCACCCGCGCGAGGCGTGGGCTGTCAGTGCTGGTGCCGATGGAACTTGTCGCTTGTGGATGTAA
- a CDS encoding AAA family ATPase/60S ribosome export protein Rix7, putative — MAARKGGRPTLSQGLDREVYQIVRKIIDDQPETGRIRLSVPAIYDTIKKSNSSLNRKPKRLIEDSLERVLEVVKADMGEDDEDSMEGDFEGLEEPAVAEPNGMNQSVVGSWATTKAKKIAESTASTPAPTSSKRRTHGGESVSKRRKAEPADRSPPTHVSLADLGGLDDVVQELGDLVILPMTRPQVYLSSNVQPPRGVLLHGPPGCGKTLIANAFAAELGVPFISISAPSVVSGMSGESEKALREYFEEAKRLAPCLIFIDEIDAITPKRESAQREMEKRIVAQLLTCMDEIALEKTDGKPVIVLAATNRPDSLDAALRRGGRFDKEINMTVPSEPVREQILRALTRKMRLADDIDLKTLAKRTPGFVGADLNDLVSTAGSAAIKRYLAILKSNSGEEMEMEIEGEDDSISPRVRELRRLISHAKESPIGDETEVVLVSNADFFTALPKIQPSSKREGFATIPDTTWADIGALGGIRDELVTAIVEPIKNPDIYANVGITAPTGVLLWGPPGCGKTLLAKAVANESRANFISVKGPELLNKFVGESERAVRQVFVRARSSVPCVIFFDELDALVPRRDDTLSEASARVVNTLLTELDGLGSSRQGIYVIAATNRPDIIDPAMLRPGRLETLLFVNLPTPLERVEILQTLLRNLAVEFSEDLRKLAEECEGFSGADLGSLLRRAGYSAIKRRDSIKFIDFVAAKSFIRPSVTDLRKYEKLRRDWSGGVV, encoded by the exons ATGGCTGCTAGGAAGGGAGGCAGGCCGACCCTCAGTCAGGGTCTGGACCGTGAG GTCTACCAGATCGTGCGCAAGATTATTGATGACCAGCCCGAGACTGGGCGCATCCGACTATCGGTCCCTGCGATTTATGACACAATTAAGAAATCCAACTCGAGCTTGAACCGGAAACCGAAGAGACTTATCGAGGACAGCCTTGAGCGGGTGTTGGAGGTTGTCAAAGCTGATATGGgtgaagatgatgaggattCCATGGAGGGGGACTTTGAAGGACTTGAGGAACCTGCCGTTGCG GAACCCAATGGAATGAACCAGAGCGTCGTCGGCTCGTGGGCAACAACGAAGGCTAAAAAGATCGCCGAATCCACCGCTAGCACCCCGGCACCCACATCCTCCAAGAGAAGGACACATGGCGGAGAATCTGTGTCTAAGCGACGCAAGGCTGAGCCCGCGGATCGCTCACCACCAACACATGTCAGTCTCGCTGATTTGGGTGGACTGGACGATGTTGTTCAGGAACTTGGGGACTTGGTCATTCTACCCATGACCCGGCCGCAGGTCTATCTATCCTCGAACGTGCAGCCGCCGCGCGGAGTTTTGCTGCATGGCCCACCAGGCTGCGGCAAGACGTTGATTGCAAATGCTTTCGCAGCGGAGCTGGGTGTACCTTTCATCTCAATCTCTGCGCCTTCAGTTGTGTCAGGAATGTCGGGTGAATCCGAGAAAGCCCTGCGCGAGTACTTCGAAGAGGCCAAGCGTCTTGCACCCTGTCTCATCTTCATTGACGAGATCGATGCGATTACACCCAAGCGCGAGAGCGCGCAGAGGGAGATGGAAAAGCGAATTGTCGCCCAGCTTCTGACCTGCATGGACGAGATTGCCCTCGAAAAGACCGACGGCAAACCCGTTATCGTACTCGCGGCAACCAACCGCCCAGACAGTCTCGATGCTGCTCTGCGCCGTGGTGGTCGTTTCGATAAGGAAATTAACATGACCGTGCCCTCTGAGCCAGTCAGAGAACAGATCCTACGCGCACTCACCCGCAAAATGCGCCTGGCAGACGATATCGACCTCAAGACGCTAGCTAAACGAACCCCCGGCTTCGTGGGCGCCGATCTTAACGACCTTGTCTCAACCGCCGGCTCAGCCGCCATCAAGCGGTACCTCGCGATCCTCAAGTCGAACAGCGGCGAAGAAATGGAGATGGAAATCGAAGGCGAAGACGATAGCATCAGTCCGCGAGTTCGCGAACTCCGCCGTCTCATCAGCCACGCCAAGGAATCACCTATCGGCGATGAAACAGAAGTCGTCCTTGTCTCAAACGCAGACTTCTTCACAGCACTCCCCAAAATTCAACCTTCCTCCAAACGCGAGGGCTTCGCCACAATCCCCGACACAACCTGGGCCGACATTGGTGCCCTCGGCGGCATCCGCGACGAGCTCGTCACCGCCATCGTCGAACCAATCAAGAACCCCGATATCTACGCCAACGTTGGTATCACCGCGCCGACTGGTGTCCTCCTCTGGGGTCCGCCCGGTTGTGGTAAAACCCTCCTCGCAAAGGCCGTCGCCAATGAGTCCCGTGCAAACTTCATCAGCGTCAAGGGCCCAGAGCTGCTCAACAAGTTTGTCGGTGAGTCTGAGCGCGCTGTTCGCCAGGTCTTTGTCCGTGCTCGCTCCTCTGTGCCCTGTGTTATCTTCTTCGATGAGCTTGATGCCCTTGTTCCCCGCCGTGATGATACACTCTCCGAGGCCTCCGCCCGTGTTGTCAACACACTTCTCACGGAACTTGATGGTCTTGGCAGTAGTCGCCAAGGTATCTATGTCATCGCCGCTACTAACCGGCCTGATATTATTGATCCTGCTATGCTGCGTCCTGGTCGTCTTGAGACCCTTCTCTTTGTGAACTTGCCCACGCCGCTTGAGCGTGTCGAGATCTTGCAGACTCTGCTCCGAAACTTGGCTGTTGAGTTTAGTGAGGATTTGCGCAAACTCGCTGAAGAGTGTGAGGGCTTCAGTGGAGCTGATTTGGGCAGCTTATTGCGTCGTGCTGGTTACTCTGCTATCAAGCGTCGTGACAGCATCAAGTTCATTGATTTTGTTGCTGCTAAGTCGTTTATTCGGCCtagtgttacggacctaaGGAAGTATGAGAAGCTCAGGAGGGACTGGAGTGGTGGTGTGGTCTGA